One genomic segment of Bradyrhizobium prioriisuperbiae includes these proteins:
- a CDS encoding DUF3311 domain-containing protein — translation MIVPFYNIKDPSLFGFPFFYWYQLAWVPLTSLLTFIVYRSTRHDG, via the coding sequence ATGATTGTGCCGTTCTACAACATCAAGGATCCGTCTCTGTTCGGCTTTCCCTTCTTCTATTGGTACCAGCTCGCCTGGGTGCCGCTGACCTCGCTCCTGACTTTCATCGTCTACAGGAGCACGCGCCATGACGGCTAA
- the mctP gene encoding monocarboxylate uptake permease MctP yields MTANVDSAALTVFIALFVLVTGMGFVASRWRKPETLAHLDEWGLGGRKFGTWITWFLVGGDFYTAYTVIAVPALVYAVGAYGFFALPYTIIVYPFVFAVMPVLWRVAKDKGYVTAGDVVRGAYGSRSLELAVAATGVLATMPYIALQLIGMEVAIKALGLHGEIPLVLAFLVLALYTYSSGLRAPALIAFVKDIMIYIVVIAAIAIVPSKLGGYGAIFTAADTAFKAKGSGGILLSPAQIFPYASLALGSALAAFMYPHTLTGIFASSGENTIRKNAILLPAYTLLLGLLALLGYMGHAAGLKLASNNDVVPELFKTLFPGWFAGFAFAAIAIGALVPAAVMSIGAANLFTRNFWKVWINPAVTPAGEAKVAKNTSMLVKVGALLAILLMPTQFALDLQLLGGLWILQTLPALVFGLYLNWFSSKALLVGWAVGLVGGSVLAWSDGLKPLHTIDFGMGSIAIYTGLLALAANIVVAVVVNLALRGLQQTGPAKSPA; encoded by the coding sequence ATGACGGCTAATGTCGACAGCGCGGCTTTGACCGTTTTCATCGCCCTGTTCGTCCTGGTGACCGGCATGGGCTTCGTGGCGTCGCGATGGCGCAAGCCGGAGACGCTGGCCCATCTTGATGAATGGGGGCTCGGCGGTCGCAAGTTCGGCACCTGGATCACCTGGTTCCTGGTCGGTGGCGACTTCTACACCGCCTACACGGTGATCGCCGTTCCGGCGCTGGTCTATGCGGTCGGCGCCTACGGCTTTTTCGCGCTGCCCTACACCATCATCGTCTACCCGTTCGTGTTCGCGGTAATGCCGGTGCTGTGGAGAGTGGCGAAGGACAAGGGTTATGTCACCGCGGGCGACGTCGTTCGCGGCGCGTATGGATCGCGCAGTCTGGAGCTCGCGGTAGCGGCCACCGGCGTGCTCGCCACCATGCCGTACATCGCCTTGCAATTGATCGGCATGGAGGTCGCCATCAAGGCGCTGGGGCTGCACGGCGAGATTCCTCTGGTCCTCGCCTTCCTGGTGCTGGCGCTCTACACCTACTCGTCGGGGCTGCGTGCGCCGGCGCTGATCGCTTTCGTCAAGGACATCATGATCTATATCGTGGTGATTGCCGCGATCGCGATCGTGCCGTCGAAACTCGGCGGTTATGGTGCGATCTTCACCGCGGCCGATACCGCGTTCAAAGCCAAGGGATCGGGCGGCATTCTGCTGTCGCCGGCGCAGATCTTCCCCTATGCGTCGCTGGCGCTGGGCTCGGCGCTTGCGGCCTTCATGTATCCGCACACGCTGACCGGGATCTTCGCGTCGTCAGGCGAGAACACCATTCGCAAGAATGCCATCCTGCTGCCCGCCTATACCTTGCTGCTCGGGCTGCTCGCGCTGCTGGGCTATATGGGCCATGCCGCCGGCCTCAAACTCGCCAGCAACAATGATGTGGTGCCGGAATTGTTCAAGACGCTGTTTCCGGGCTGGTTCGCCGGCTTTGCGTTCGCGGCGATCGCAATCGGGGCCCTGGTTCCGGCTGCGGTGATGAGCATCGGCGCGGCCAATCTGTTCACCCGCAACTTCTGGAAAGTCTGGATCAATCCGGCCGTCACGCCGGCGGGTGAGGCCAAGGTCGCCAAGAACACCTCGATGCTGGTGAAGGTCGGCGCGCTGCTCGCCATCCTGCTGATGCCGACACAATTCGCGCTCGATCTGCAGTTGCTTGGCGGTCTGTGGATCCTGCAGACGCTGCCGGCATTGGTGTTCGGCCTGTACCTGAACTGGTTCTCCAGCAAGGCGCTGCTGGTCGGCTGGGCGGTCGGGCTGGTCGGTGGCTCGGTGCTGGCCTGGTCCGATGGACTGAAGCCGCTGCACACCATCGACTTCGGGATGGGCAGCATCGCCATCTACACCGGGCTGCTGGCGCTGGCGGCCAATATCGTGGTGGCGGTGGTGGTCAACCTCGCGCTCCGCGGCCTGCAACAGACGGGCCCGGCTAAGAGTCCGGCCTAA
- a CDS encoding hybrid sensor histidine kinase/response regulator, with translation MTTLFLIAWWGDRRSVNGPLVSPGSWVAAVGYCLTLAVYNTSWSFYGSVGRAAGSGLDFITIYVGPTLVLIFGQRILSKVIAIAKAQNVTSISDFIAARYGKSQSLAALVTLASLLGVLPYIALQLKAVGKSFDYLVLLPGPAGGEALRFWQDSAFGVAASMALFAIVFGVRHINASEHHRGLMLAIAFESVVKLVAFLVVALFVLFGMSGGVSGLWAQLQSDPQLGKVFTFDLSQPVWLSNIIISAIAFLCLPQAFHVAIVENETPGHTRVAAWLYPVYLAFFSLLILPVAVAGMAMFGSVTDPDSYVIALPIVANAKAVSLIAFLGGLSAATGMVIMTSVALSTMLCNDVIMPLLLRWRFLGRRAETWSVSSALVTVRRLSIVGILLLAYLMHRLVNQAYPLTVIGLLSFVAVAQFGPAFIGGLFWTRANKIGASVGIAVGFLVWGYTLLLPSAAPLWPAADRIVRDGLWQLAWLRPDALFGFDNLDPISHATLWSLSANVICFVALSLFGKQSAVERNQASAFTHGAPHEISSMLSSRVVVRFDDLRSLAIRFVGAERGAAQFDSYIAARRSGRGPRFDQSGLVDLDSIRFTEHLLAGAIGAASARVVIAASLEGHSLSRRAAMAMLDEASEALRFNRRLLQGVLESVPQGICAFDADFNISAWNGRFIELLDLPRDLVHVGWPLAELIQFNVGRDEYGEAEFAALLVNRDVSIQTWPYVYERKRPDGTVLEIAYDRIAEGGYVSTYTDVTERYRAAEALRRANEDLEQRVHERTDALERAKAEAEQANLGKTRFLAAASHDLLQPLNAARLFLSALDESLQSMPASGGQSPRDKERMLTDSAITALRSTEHVLDTLLDISSYDSGAVHADLVDFPIADVLAQLTVEFSALARERGLTLRVVTCGADVRSDPHLLRRILQNLLSNAVRYTPRGDILLGCRRHGAELRLEVWDTGVGIAPEYQQKIFEEFQRLAPGAGSDKGSGLGLAIVDRISRLLGHAVDVRSRPGRGSCFAVTVPLAQGPGVALKPAPAQENPSAAMKPLTILCLDNDVTILQGLTALLEGWGHRVITAVDARTALAAAAANRPDVALVDYHIDGVRTGMDFLDDLRQMLGQTSGAGFPGLLVTGDRSEDVRKAAQARGCGILLKPVKPAALRRFLSGAALRGQLTTDQDDDAA, from the coding sequence GTGACCACGCTGTTCCTGATCGCCTGGTGGGGCGATCGCCGGAGCGTGAACGGCCCGCTGGTGTCGCCGGGATCCTGGGTCGCCGCGGTCGGCTATTGCCTGACACTGGCGGTCTACAACACCTCCTGGAGCTTCTACGGCTCGGTGGGCCGTGCCGCAGGTAGCGGCCTCGATTTCATCACGATCTATGTCGGCCCGACATTGGTGCTGATATTTGGCCAGCGGATTTTGTCCAAGGTGATCGCGATCGCCAAGGCGCAAAACGTCACCTCGATTTCCGACTTCATCGCCGCGCGTTATGGCAAAAGCCAGTCACTCGCCGCGCTGGTAACGCTGGCGTCGCTGCTCGGGGTGCTGCCCTATATCGCGCTGCAGCTGAAGGCGGTCGGCAAGAGCTTTGATTATCTGGTGCTGCTGCCGGGACCGGCCGGCGGCGAGGCGCTGCGGTTCTGGCAGGATTCGGCCTTCGGCGTCGCGGCGTCGATGGCGCTGTTCGCGATCGTCTTCGGCGTGCGGCACATCAATGCCAGCGAACACCATCGCGGCCTGATGCTGGCGATCGCGTTCGAAAGCGTCGTCAAGCTGGTCGCGTTCCTGGTGGTCGCGCTGTTCGTGCTGTTCGGCATGTCCGGTGGAGTGTCCGGGCTCTGGGCGCAGCTGCAATCCGATCCACAGCTCGGCAAGGTGTTCACGTTCGACCTCAGCCAGCCGGTCTGGCTGTCGAACATCATCATCTCGGCGATTGCCTTCCTCTGCCTGCCGCAGGCGTTCCATGTCGCCATTGTCGAGAACGAGACGCCGGGACACACCCGTGTCGCCGCCTGGCTTTATCCGGTTTATCTCGCGTTTTTCAGCCTGCTGATCCTGCCGGTCGCGGTGGCGGGAATGGCCATGTTCGGGTCGGTGACGGATCCCGACAGTTACGTCATCGCGCTGCCGATTGTCGCGAACGCGAAAGCCGTCAGCCTGATTGCATTCCTCGGTGGTTTGTCGGCGGCAACCGGCATGGTGATCATGACATCGGTGGCGCTGAGCACCATGCTGTGCAACGATGTCATCATGCCGTTGTTGCTGCGCTGGCGCTTCCTTGGCCGGCGCGCGGAGACCTGGTCGGTGTCCTCGGCGCTGGTGACGGTGCGACGGCTCTCGATTGTCGGCATTCTGCTGCTGGCCTATCTGATGCACCGCCTGGTCAACCAGGCTTACCCGTTGACGGTGATCGGGCTGCTTTCGTTTGTCGCCGTGGCGCAGTTCGGGCCGGCTTTCATCGGCGGGCTGTTCTGGACACGTGCCAACAAAATCGGCGCATCCGTCGGGATCGCGGTGGGCTTCCTGGTATGGGGCTACACGCTGCTGCTCCCGTCTGCGGCGCCGCTGTGGCCCGCGGCCGACCGGATCGTGCGCGATGGCTTGTGGCAACTCGCCTGGCTCAGGCCCGATGCGCTGTTCGGCTTCGACAACCTCGATCCGATCTCGCACGCCACCTTGTGGAGCCTGAGCGCCAATGTGATCTGTTTTGTGGCGCTGTCGCTGTTCGGCAAGCAATCGGCGGTCGAGCGCAACCAGGCGTCCGCCTTCACCCATGGCGCCCCGCACGAGATATCGTCAATGCTGTCGTCACGGGTCGTGGTGCGGTTTGACGATCTGCGCTCGCTGGCCATCCGCTTTGTCGGCGCCGAACGCGGTGCGGCCCAGTTCGACAGCTACATCGCGGCGCGCCGGTCCGGACGCGGTCCGCGTTTCGACCAGTCCGGCCTGGTCGACCTTGATTCGATTCGCTTCACGGAACACCTTCTGGCTGGCGCGATCGGGGCGGCGTCGGCGCGGGTGGTGATCGCGGCGTCCTTGGAAGGACATTCGCTGTCGCGGCGCGCGGCCATGGCGATGCTCGACGAGGCCTCCGAGGCGCTCCGCTTCAACCGCCGCCTGCTGCAGGGCGTGCTGGAGAGCGTGCCGCAGGGCATCTGTGCATTCGATGCCGACTTCAACATCTCGGCCTGGAACGGCCGCTTCATCGAGCTGCTGGATCTTCCGCGCGACCTCGTGCACGTCGGTTGGCCGCTCGCCGAACTGATCCAGTTCAATGTCGGCCGCGACGAATACGGGGAGGCCGAATTCGCGGCCCTATTGGTCAATCGCGATGTCTCGATCCAGACCTGGCCCTATGTCTACGAGCGCAAGCGGCCGGATGGGACCGTGCTGGAGATCGCCTACGATCGCATTGCCGAGGGCGGTTATGTCTCGACCTATACCGATGTAACGGAGCGCTATCGCGCGGCGGAAGCCTTGCGCCGGGCCAATGAAGATCTCGAGCAGCGCGTTCATGAGCGGACCGACGCCCTGGAGCGGGCCAAGGCGGAGGCCGAACAGGCCAATCTCGGCAAGACCCGGTTTCTCGCCGCCGCCAGCCACGATCTGCTGCAGCCGCTGAACGCGGCGCGCCTGTTCTTGTCGGCGCTCGATGAGAGCTTGCAGTCGATGCCGGCGTCCGGCGGGCAATCCCCCCGCGACAAGGAGCGGATGCTGACCGACAGCGCGATTACGGCGCTGCGGTCCACCGAGCATGTGCTGGATACGCTGCTCGACATCTCGTCTTACGATTCCGGCGCGGTGCATGCGGATCTCGTCGACTTCCCGATCGCGGATGTGCTGGCCCAGCTCACGGTCGAATTCTCGGCCCTGGCGCGGGAGCGCGGACTGACATTGCGTGTGGTGACATGCGGCGCCGACGTGCGCAGCGATCCGCATCTGTTGCGGCGAATCCTGCAGAACCTGCTCTCGAATGCGGTCCGTTATACGCCGCGGGGCGATATCCTGCTGGGATGCCGACGTCACGGCGCGGAGCTGCGCCTCGAAGTGTGGGATACCGGCGTGGGAATCGCCCCGGAATATCAGCAGAAGATCTTCGAGGAATTCCAGCGCCTCGCGCCGGGCGCCGGATCGGACAAGGGCTCAGGCCTTGGCCTTGCGATCGTGGATCGGATCAGCCGGCTGCTCGGCCATGCGGTCGACGTTCGCTCGCGCCCCGGCCGGGGATCCTGCTTTGCCGTCACGGTGCCGCTGGCGCAGGGACCCGGCGTCGCACTGAAACCTGCGCCGGCCCAGGAGAATCCATCGGCCGCCATGAAGCCGCTGACCATCCTGTGTCTCGACAACGACGTCACCATCCTGCAGGGACTGACGGCGCTGCTCGAGGGATGGGGGCACCGTGTGATCACCGCCGTGGATGCCCGCACCGCGCTTGCCGCAGCGGCTGCGAACCGGCCGGACGTCGCGCTGGTCGACTATCATATCGACGGCGTCCGTACCGGCATGGATTTTCTCGACGATCTCAGGCAGATGCTGGGGCAGACATCCGGTGCAGGTTTTCCTGGGCTGCTGGTCACCGGCGACCGCAGCGAGGACGTCCGCAAGGCGGCGCAGGCGCGCGGTTGCGGAATTCTGCTGAAACCGGTCAAGCCGGCGGCGCTGCGGAGATTCCTGAGCGGTGCGGCGCTTCGCGGGCAATTGACGACAGATCAGGATGATGACGCGGCATGA
- a CDS encoding cation:proton antiporter, whose amino-acid sequence MAELIRDITLCILFAWALGLAAHFLRQPLILAYLVAGFIIGPYGTGWVHTRESINTISELGLIFMLFMIGLEIDLKKIVRAGRVILFGSGGQLVGGCLLGIAFFMAIGLPMGKGGFDALYLCIACALSSTVIIVKVLYEKRELDTLPGRITLGILVLQDIFAILFLAVQPSLDNLQISIVLLSIGRVVVLVAVALVLSRYVLPPLFHRVARRPELVLLGALAWCFLIGEIAEKLHLSREMGSLVAGVSLSTFPYALDVTAKVTTLRDFFITLFFVALGMTIPIPSLSVVGFALVIAAFTVVSRLVTTFVPLYLMKQGLRASLLPALNLAQISEFSLVVIQVGIAAGHLSTATSSAVSFAFVVLAVLSTFMITQSDPICRWSIPLLKRMGLRDLDHVGVDGEAHGDGHGAGRRIVILGFFRSASALLSEIERQNPSLLEQVSVVDFNPVVFSNLKARGLHVIYGDISNVDTLLHAGIASAEIIILSVPDSLLKGANNEKLVRHVRSLNTTAKVIATADFLSDVPDIYAAGADYVTVPRISDARELLSAIEAVDDSLLDEKKAELDQLLAERREVLP is encoded by the coding sequence ATGGCCGAACTGATTCGCGATATTACGCTCTGCATCCTGTTCGCATGGGCGCTGGGCCTTGCCGCGCATTTTCTGCGTCAGCCGCTGATTCTCGCTTATCTGGTCGCCGGCTTCATCATCGGGCCCTACGGCACCGGATGGGTGCACACCCGCGAATCCATCAACACCATCTCCGAACTCGGCCTGATCTTCATGCTGTTCATGATCGGGTTGGAAATCGACCTGAAGAAGATCGTCCGGGCCGGGCGGGTGATCCTGTTCGGGTCCGGCGGGCAATTGGTCGGCGGCTGCCTGCTCGGCATCGCCTTTTTCATGGCGATCGGGCTGCCGATGGGCAAGGGCGGTTTCGATGCGCTTTATCTCTGCATCGCCTGCGCGCTGAGCAGCACGGTCATTATCGTCAAGGTCTTGTACGAAAAGCGCGAGCTCGACACGTTGCCGGGGCGTATCACGCTCGGCATCCTGGTGCTGCAGGACATTTTCGCGATTCTGTTTCTTGCGGTGCAGCCGAGCCTCGACAACCTGCAGATTTCGATCGTGCTGCTGTCGATCGGTCGCGTCGTCGTGCTGGTCGCCGTCGCCCTGGTGCTGAGCCGTTATGTGTTGCCGCCGCTGTTTCACCGGGTGGCGCGGCGGCCGGAACTGGTGCTGCTCGGCGCGCTGGCGTGGTGTTTCCTGATCGGCGAGATCGCCGAAAAGCTGCATCTGTCGCGCGAGATGGGTTCGCTGGTGGCCGGCGTCTCGCTTTCGACCTTCCCCTATGCCCTTGACGTCACGGCCAAGGTCACGACGCTGCGTGATTTCTTCATCACGCTGTTCTTTGTCGCGCTCGGCATGACGATTCCGATTCCCAGCCTGTCGGTGGTCGGTTTTGCGCTGGTGATTGCGGCGTTCACGGTGGTGAGCCGACTGGTCACCACCTTCGTGCCCCTCTATTTGATGAAGCAGGGGCTGCGCGCCAGCCTGTTGCCGGCGCTTAATCTGGCGCAGATCAGCGAATTCTCGCTGGTGGTGATCCAGGTCGGCATCGCCGCCGGCCATCTCAGCACGGCGACTTCGAGTGCGGTATCGTTCGCCTTCGTGGTGCTGGCCGTGCTCTCCACCTTCATGATCACCCAGAGCGATCCGATCTGCCGCTGGTCGATTCCCTTGCTGAAGCGGATGGGACTGCGCGACCTCGACCACGTTGGCGTCGATGGCGAGGCTCATGGCGACGGCCATGGTGCCGGGCGGCGGATTGTGATCCTCGGCTTCTTCCGCTCTGCCAGTGCATTGCTCAGCGAGATCGAACGGCAGAATCCATCGCTGCTCGAACAGGTCAGTGTGGTCGATTTCAATCCGGTGGTGTTCAGCAACCTGAAGGCCCGTGGCCTCCATGTCATTTACGGCGATATCAGCAATGTCGACACACTGCTGCACGCCGGGATTGCCAGTGCCGAGATCATCATCCTGAGCGTGCCGGATTCGTTGCTGAAAGGCGCCAACAACGAGAAGCTGGTGCGCCATGTGCGGTCGCTGAATACGACCGCCAAGGTGATCGCGACGGCGGATTTCCTGTCCGACGTGCCCGATATCTATGCCGCGGGTGCAGACTACGTCACGGTGCCGCGGATCAGCGACGCCCGTGAACTCCTGAGCGCCATCGAAGCCGTCGACGACAGCCTGCTCGACGAGAAGAAGGCGGAGCTCGATCAACTGCTGGCCGAGCGGCGCGAGGTGCTGCCGTAG
- a CDS encoding TetR/AcrR family transcriptional regulator → MAQRTAKERLSGIVTAVQDEKFLARRLELAETALNTLGELGYARTSLREIAQNSEFTHGVFHYYFTDKLDLICCSVRQYKTRCVTRYDQVTAESKTRDELLEGFTQKLGETLRDEAPMHRLWYDLRAQALFEDGFRKDVVEIDQSLEDMVWRITVRYAELGGTTPTVQSAVMYALLDGLFQRALLKHLSNDRQAVPELLNQIKQLLPTVC, encoded by the coding sequence ATGGCGCAGCGGACGGCGAAAGAACGGCTTTCTGGCATCGTAACGGCGGTACAGGACGAGAAATTCCTGGCACGGCGCCTGGAGCTGGCGGAAACAGCACTCAATACGCTTGGTGAGCTCGGCTATGCGCGGACCAGTCTGCGCGAGATCGCGCAGAACTCGGAATTCACCCACGGCGTGTTTCACTACTACTTCACTGACAAGCTGGATCTGATCTGTTGCAGCGTGCGCCAGTACAAAACGCGCTGCGTCACCCGGTATGATCAGGTCACGGCGGAATCGAAAACCCGCGACGAGCTGTTGGAGGGCTTCACCCAGAAGCTCGGGGAGACGTTGCGGGACGAGGCTCCCATGCATCGTCTGTGGTACGACCTGCGGGCGCAGGCGCTGTTCGAGGACGGCTTCCGCAAGGATGTCGTCGAAATCGACCAGAGTCTGGAGGACATGGTGTGGCGTATTACGGTGCGTTACGCCGAGCTTGGTGGTACGACACCGACGGTGCAGTCGGCCGTCATGTACGCTCTGCTCGATGGGCTTTTCCAGCGGGCCTTGCTGAAGCATTTGTCGAATGATCGCCAGGCGGTCCCTGAACTGCTCAACCAGATAAAACAGTTGCTGCCGACGGTGTGTTAG
- a CDS encoding LysR family transcriptional regulator produces MDIDALATFVDVMRRGSFTAVAKDQNIDPSSISRVVSSLEEELGARLFFRSTRRIVPTEAGNVFFEKVKPIVEQMERAKHAVQEIGKTPAGELRVATSVAFGMMCVLPLLPEFKQAHPDISVDLMLIDRTPDLVAERIDLAVQFAEREKISYPATKLFSTSHSVCAGPQYLEQAGHPLLPVDLSTRQCLLLDTARDGERWTFRRDDEEAQVLVNGNLRFSSELAVRQCALANMGPALLPDWMIGADLDDGTLVRVLPDYAVTTGPSDTAAWIIYPSTVYQPAKAVIFSKFMQSRLDFATETGADRNGQARAS; encoded by the coding sequence ATGGATATTGATGCGCTCGCGACCTTTGTCGATGTGATGCGCCGCGGATCCTTCACCGCGGTGGCCAAGGATCAGAACATCGACCCCTCGTCGATTTCACGCGTGGTGTCCTCGCTCGAGGAAGAGCTCGGCGCGCGTCTGTTCTTCCGCAGCACGCGGCGTATCGTCCCCACCGAAGCCGGCAATGTCTTCTTCGAGAAGGTCAAGCCGATTGTCGAGCAGATGGAGCGCGCCAAGCACGCGGTGCAGGAGATCGGCAAGACTCCGGCGGGCGAATTGCGCGTCGCCACCTCGGTTGCGTTCGGAATGATGTGCGTGCTGCCACTGCTGCCGGAGTTCAAGCAGGCGCATCCGGACATCTCGGTGGATCTGATGCTGATCGACAGGACGCCGGATCTGGTGGCAGAACGGATTGATCTCGCGGTTCAGTTCGCGGAGCGGGAGAAGATCAGCTATCCGGCGACCAAGCTGTTCTCGACCAGCCACTCGGTGTGCGCCGGCCCGCAGTATCTCGAACAGGCCGGGCATCCGTTGCTTCCGGTCGATCTGAGCACCCGGCAATGTCTGTTGCTCGACACGGCGCGTGACGGTGAGCGCTGGACCTTCCGCCGCGACGACGAGGAGGCGCAGGTGCTCGTCAACGGCAATCTGAGGTTTTCGAGCGAACTGGCGGTCCGGCAATGTGCGCTCGCCAACATGGGGCCGGCGCTGCTGCCCGACTGGATGATCGGTGCGGACCTGGACGACGGCACGCTGGTGCGCGTGCTGCCGGACTATGCGGTCACAACCGGACCTTCGGATACGGCCGCCTGGATCATCTATCCGAGCACGGTCTACCAGCCGGCCAAGGCCGTCATATTCTCGAAATTCATGCAGTCCCGCCTGGACTTCGCGACTGAAACAGGCGCCGATCGTAACGGGCAGGCCCGCGCGTCGTAG
- a CDS encoding serine hydrolase domain-containing protein has protein sequence MLNDAKTLAHHISGTGHGLKPSRRAALTLLLGGSVAMVAGDADWCLAMAASDGLARSRPEDQGIAPRAILDFLDDVDRQGFELHSFMLWRNGHVVAEGWWSPYRADRVHMMHSLTKSVAVCAVGLAIAEGRFNLRDKVVSFFREHLPDTVDDKLAAMTVEDLLTMRTGHAHMVSGSVWRPIKTSWVAEFFKIPVVYQPGTKWVYTSAATYLLSAIVTKVTGQPLADYLKTRLFDPLGITGYQWPVGPENISPGANGLSWKTVDSLKLGILHAQNGRWNGKQVLPADWVAAVQSPHVKDTYGYQWWLGPDGAYYANGLFSQLSFVFPKHNAVLAITSGIPGGAGFTKLVFQHTPAMLSASVTAHSRDGKALAARTANLRLLPQPALSSSSVVPYVSAKKYQFPENADAIKSVSLTFADKGCRFVLEDDRGIHTIEVGLGQAVEGSTTMTGNKLHHEYQPDVMRVIASGAWRDTRTFVMIWVFVESAFRDTVECVFEGPLLRLSRSVNVNSAALDMPVLVGRAQVTGG, from the coding sequence ATGCTGAACGACGCGAAGACGCTGGCGCATCACATCTCCGGAACTGGCCACGGGCTGAAGCCGTCACGCCGCGCGGCGCTGACACTGCTGCTTGGCGGATCCGTCGCCATGGTGGCCGGTGACGCGGATTGGTGTTTGGCCATGGCCGCGTCCGACGGTCTCGCGCGCAGCCGCCCCGAAGACCAGGGCATCGCGCCACGCGCCATCCTTGATTTTCTCGATGACGTCGACCGCCAGGGCTTTGAGCTGCACAGTTTCATGCTGTGGCGCAATGGCCATGTGGTGGCGGAGGGCTGGTGGTCGCCCTATCGGGCGGATCGCGTCCACATGATGCATTCGCTCACCAAGAGTGTCGCGGTGTGTGCCGTCGGACTCGCCATCGCCGAAGGGCGCTTCAATCTGCGGGACAAGGTGGTGTCGTTCTTTAGGGAGCACTTGCCCGACACCGTCGACGACAAGCTTGCAGCCATGACGGTCGAGGATCTGCTGACCATGCGGACCGGCCATGCGCATATGGTGTCGGGGTCGGTCTGGCGACCGATCAAGACCAGCTGGGTTGCGGAGTTCTTCAAGATTCCGGTCGTCTATCAGCCGGGCACCAAATGGGTCTACACCAGTGCGGCGACCTATCTGTTGTCCGCCATCGTCACCAAGGTCACCGGACAGCCGCTCGCCGATTATCTCAAGACGCGTCTGTTCGATCCGCTCGGCATCACCGGCTATCAGTGGCCAGTGGGGCCGGAGAACATCTCGCCGGGCGCGAACGGCCTGAGCTGGAAGACCGTCGACAGCCTCAAGCTCGGCATCCTGCATGCCCAGAACGGCCGCTGGAACGGCAAGCAGGTGCTGCCCGCGGACTGGGTGGCGGCGGTGCAGTCGCCGCATGTCAAGGATACCTATGGGTATCAATGGTGGCTCGGGCCGGACGGCGCATATTATGCCAATGGCCTGTTCAGCCAGCTCAGCTTCGTGTTTCCGAAGCATAACGCCGTGCTGGCGATCACGTCGGGCATCCCCGGCGGGGCGGGTTTCACCAAGCTGGTTTTCCAGCATACGCCCGCGATGCTGTCGGCTTCGGTCACAGCTCACAGCCGCGACGGAAAAGCCCTCGCGGCCCGGACAGCGAACCTGCGCCTGCTGCCGCAGCCAGCGCTCTCGTCATCGTCGGTGGTGCCGTATGTTTCGGCGAAAAAATATCAGTTTCCCGAGAATGCCGACGCGATCAAATCGGTCAGCCTCACGTTTGCGGACAAAGGCTGCCGCTTTGTGCTGGAGGACGATCGCGGCATCCACACCATCGAGGTCGGCCTTGGGCAGGCGGTGGAGGGCTCCACCACCATGACCGGCAACAAGCTGCACCACGAATATCAGCCCGATGTCATGCGTGTGATCGCCAGCGGTGCGTGGCGCGATACCAGAACCTTCGTGATGATCTGGGTGTTTGTCGAATCCGCGTTCCGCGACACCGTCGAATGCGTGTTCGAAGGACCACTGCTGCGCTTGAGCCGCAGTGTCAACGTCAATTCGGCGGCGCTCGATATGCCTGTTCTGGTCGGCAGGGCACAGGTTACGGGCGGCTGA